In the Brevundimonas sp. MF30-B genome, GCGCCGCCTGCTCGAAATCCATGGCGTCCGAGGCCGCCTGCATCTCCTTGGACAGACGGCCGATCACCGCTCGCGATTTACCGCGCAGGAATTGCTCGGCCTCGGTGACCAGTTCGCCATAGTCCTCGAGACTGATCAGGCCCGTGCAGGGCGCCGAGCAGCGCTTGATCTGGTGCAGCATGCAGGGCCGCGTGCGGGTCTCATAGACGCTGTCCGAGCAGGACCGCAGCAGAAAGGCCTTCTGCAGCGTGGTCAGGGTGCGGTTGACCGCCCAGGTCGAAGCGAAGGGGCCGAAATAGTCGCCGGGGATGGTGTGAGCGCCCCGGTGCTTGCGCACCTGAGGCGCGCGGTGGTCGCGCCGGATCATCAGTTCGGCGAAGGACTTGTCGTCGCGCAGCACCACGTTGAAGCGCGGCTTCAGCTTCTTGATGAAGTTGGATTCCAGCAGCAGCGCCTCGGTCTCGGACGCCGTGACCACCAGCTCCATCGACCGCGTCAGCGACACCATCAGGCCGATGCGCTGGGTGTGGAACCGGCCCTGTGCATACTGGACGATGCGCTTCTTCAGACTGCGCGCCTTGCCCACATACAGGCAGGCGCCGTCCTCGCCGTACATGCGGTAGACGCCCGGCTTGTCGGGCGCGCGCTTGGCCTCGTCGCGGATCAGGTCCGCGGCGACCAGGGCAGGGGCGGGGGAATCGTCAGCGGGCGTCACGCAGCCAATATAGGGTCAGAAGCGCCGCACCATCACCACCCCGGCGATGACCAGGGCCACGCCGCCGATCCGACCCCAGTTGATCGGCTGCCTGGGGGCGCCGAACGCGCCGAAATGGTCCAGGATCAGACTGATCAGCAGCTGGCCCGCCACCATCAGGGTGATGGTCAGGGCGACGCCCAGACGCGGCACGCCCCAGGTCGCGGCCACCACGAAGATCACGCCATACAGCCCGCCGATCCAGGCGTACCAGGGCAGGCCCCGCGCCGCCGCCCAGTCGGGCCGGCTCTGGAACATCAGGGCCAGCAGGCCCAGCGCGGCCGTGCCCACGGCGAACGAGATGAAGGCGGCGTTCACCGGGCTTCCCACCGCCGTCATCAGCTTGGCGTTGGTCGGCGCCTGCAGCGCGGTCGCGCCGCCGGCCAGGACAATGGCGATCATGGAAATCAGCGCGGGGTTCATCCTCTTCCACTAGCAGGAACCGTTCGGTGCGGAAGGGGCTTCGGCTTGAACGAAAAGGCCAGTCGCCGTATGGCCTGACCCGAACAGGAGCCTCCCATGCTGGCCATCGCCGTCATCTTCGGATTCATCGCCGTCCTCGCCGCCATCAACTTCTTCGAGTTCGGCTCGGTTGACTGACGTCCCGGCCGCGCTGGTCACCGGCGCGGGCAAGCGCATCGGCCGCGCCATCGCCTTGACGCTGGCGAAGGCGGGCTACGACATAGCCGTCCACTATCGGGGCTCCGAGGACGCCGCGCGGGCGGTGGCCGACGAGGTGCGCGCCTTAGGGCGGCGATCCGAGATCGTGCGCGCGGACCTGTCGGTCGAAGCCGAGGTGCGCGATCTGGTCCCGCAGGCCGCCAGGGCGCTCGGCCGGCCGCTGACGCTGCTGGTCAACAACGCCTCGGTGTTCGAGGACGATCGGGTCGGGGCGTTGTCGCGCGACAGCTGGGATCGGCACATCGAGACCAATCTGCGGGCCCCCGTCGTGCTGGCCGAGGCTTTTGCGGCCCAGGCGCCCGACGGCTCGGCGGTCGTCAATCTGCTGGATCAGCGGGTGTTGAAGCCCGATCCGCGATTCTTCTCCTACAGCCTGTCGCGCGCCGGCCTCTGGTGGGCGACCCAGACCCTGGCCCAGGCCCTGGCGCCGCGCATCCGCGTCAACGGCGTGGGGCCGGGCCCGACCCTGCCGTCCATCCATCAGACCGAGGCCGAGTTCGCCGCCGAGGCCGCCGCCACGCCCCTGGCCCGTCCCGGCAGCCCCGAGGCGGTGGCGCAGGCCGTGCTGTGGCTGGCCCGCGCCGATCTGGTCACCGGCCAGATGATCGCCGTCGACGGCGGCCAGCACCTGGCCTGGAAGACCCCCGACATCCAGGAGCCCGCATGAGCGCCGTGCCCTTTCCCGCCGCGCCGCAGCCCCGGATGCAGGCGCTGAGCGTCTTCGTGCGCGACCTGATCGTGGACGCCGGCATCGGGGTCTACGACCATGAGCACGGCCGACTGCAGCGCCTGGTCATCGACGTGGAGCTGGCGCTGGAGCCGCGCCCGGTCGAGGGTCTGGCAGACACCGTCAACTACGAGACCGTCGCCTCGGCCGCCCGCGCCATCGTCGCCGAGGGCCATGTCGGCCTGGTCGAGACCTTCGCGCAGAGGCTGGCCCTGGCCTGTCTGAACGACCCTCGCGTGACCCGCGCCGCCGTGCGCGTGGCCAAGCCAGGCGCCCTGGGCGGCGAGACCGCACCCGGCTGCGAAGTCGTCTACGTCCGCTAGAGGCGGATACGGTTGCGTCGGCTGGGCCGGCCCGCCATTGTCCGACGGTCCCGAGGAGATCATGGCTTCCGACCACCGCACCCCTGCTGACCGACCGACCCAGACGACCGGCGATCCTGACGCCGAGGTCGGCTTCGCTTCGGCCGCCGCCCTGGCTGGGGCGGCGCGAGCAGACTTGGTCGGCCAACCGGCCCGGCCCGCCGCCGACGATCCCGTCGCGGAGGTCAGCTTCCTCTACGCCCTGTACGTGCTGATCCTCGCGGCTGCGCCGACCTTGGGCGTCGGGGCGGTGATCGGCCTTGCCGCCGTCTTCCGCCGGGGCGCGCCGGCCGGCCCGGTGGCGGCCAGTCATTTCGCGTTTCAGAAGCGGACCCTTTACGGCGCGGCGATCGCGGGCCTGGCCGGGCTGGTGCTGATCCTGGTGAACCTCGGCGTCTTCGTCCTGTTTCTGATGATGCTGTGGACGCTGTCGCGGGGCGTAGCCGGGGTGCTGCGTCTCAAGGCCGGCCGCCCCATAGACCGACCCGACACTTGGCTGATCTGAAAGGCGCACGATGACCGAGACCCTGGACCGCCCCCGTGAAGAAGGCCGGATGGCCGCCTTCGCCGTCTGGGTGCTGTATCTGCTGTCCCTGCCCAGCGCGAACCTGCTGGTCATCGTCGGCTTGATCGTGGCCTATGCCGCGCGCGGCGGATCGACGGGTCTGGCGCGCCAGCACATGGATGCGCAGATCGCGCTGTTCTGGTCGGTGTTCTGGTGGACCATCGCGCTTTGGGTGCTGATCTTCATCTGCGCGATCACCATCATTCTGATCCCGCTGGCCTTCGTCTTCGGCCTGGCGCTGCTGCTCCTGACCCTCTGGTTTACGGTCAAGAGCGTGCTGGGCCTTCTGCGCCTGCTGAGCGACCGCCCGGCCTGAACCAGAACGATCCGATCGGGGAACGCGCCCGGCGACGGGCGGTTGGTCGGGGACAGTTTCAAGGAGCCGCCCCATGACCGATTTCCGCGACGTGCCGTCCGAGCAGCGCTTCGAACAAGGCTTCGCCGACAGCGACGGCGAACTGCGGCGCGTCTGGGCCGACTATGCGGTCCAGGGGCGCACCCGAGTCATTCTGCATGTCGAGGCCGACCCGGCCCTCCGCGGCTCCGGGGCCTCGGGCCAGTTCATGCAGGCCTTGGCTGAGCACGCCCGCGCCGAGGGGATGAAGCTCCAGCCGGTCTGCGGCTATGCCGTCGCCTGGCTGAAGCGTCACCGCGACTATCAAGACGTGGTGGCGGGTTGAGGCTGATCGGTCAGGCCTGGGTCTATCGCGTCGGCAACTCGATCGTCCGGGTCGAAAACGCCTTCGCCTGGATCGGCTGGGCTCAGGAACGGCTGGTGATCAATGACGAGACCGCCAAGTCGGCCCAGGGCTGGTTCGGCGCCAAGCGGGATTTTGACGAGGACTGGCTGACCCCTACCGGTGAAGGCGTCCTTAAGGTCCGCCTCGTGGCCGGCCTCATGGGCATCCATTGTCGGGTCACCCTCGACGACCAGGGCATCGAGCCGGAGGCTCTGGAGGCGGCCGTCTGGTCGGGGGCCAAGGGCGAGTGGCCGGCGCCCGAGGTGTGGGAACCGGCCGGGGACAAGCGCTGGCACGCCAGTCCTATCCCCCCGAATAGCCACCGATGATCGGCAGGATCTCGCCGGTGATGTAGCTCGACATCTGAGGCGAGGCGAGGAAGACGTAGGCGGGGGCGATCTCCTCGGGCTGGGCCGGGCGTTTCATCACCGTCTCCGACCCGAACTTCGACGTCGCCTCGGCGTCCTTGTCAGCGGGGTTCAGCGGGGTCCACACCGGGCCGGGCGCGACCACGTTCACGCGGATGCCGCGCGGCGCCAGATGCGTGCCCAGCGACCGGGCGAAGGCGTGGATGCCGCCCTTGGTCAGCGAATAGTCAAGCAGGTCCTTGTTGCCCTGCAGCCCCGTGACGGAACCGGTCATGACGATGGCGCCGCCGGCCTTCATGTGCGGCGTCGCCGCCTTCACCAGGTTGAAATAGCCGTACAGATTGGTCTTCAGCGTGCGGTCGAAATGCTCATAGGTCAGTTCCTCCAGCGCGTTCACATGCTCCTGGAAGGCGGCGTTGGGCACCACGACGTCCAAACGACCGAAGGCGTCCAGGCAGGCCTTGACGGTCGCCTCGCTGACCGCCGGATCGGCCGCGTCGCCCTGAACGATCACAGCGCGGCGGCCCTCGGCCTCGACGGCCTTCTTGGTGGTCTCGGCGTCCCCCGCCTCGTCCAGATGGCCGATGACGATGTCGCAGCCTTCGCGCGCGAACAGCACGGCGACCGCGCGCCCGATGCCGGAATCGGCGCCGGTGATGACGGCGGCCATCCCCTTCAGCTTGCCCGAGCCCTTCCAGAAGGGCGCGTCATACATCGGCGCGGGGTCCAGGGCGGCCTCGTCGCCGGGCTTGGGCTGGTGCTGTTTGGGGAAGGGTGGGACGGGGTAGGCGCGCGCGCCGGCCTGCACCGCGCCGTCGTCGCCTTCGTCGTCCGGCTGGGCCGCGTCGGACGCCTCGATCGGCGCCTGGATCTTGCGTTCGTGTTCGGCGACCGCCTCTGCGCGGTCTTCTCGATTCTCGGCCATGGGGGCTCCTTCGCTTCCGGGGACAGGAAGCAGGAAGCCCCGCGAGCCAAGCCTTGTTCCCGAAACTCAGCGTCCGGTCAGCGGCGCCTTGGCGGTGACGGCGTGGATGTTTTCGGCCTTGGCCGGCAGGTCCGAGGCCAGGCGGGCGGCGATCTCGCGCGCGCCGACCGGATAGGCGTCGCCGCCTTCGGCGATCTCGCGGGCTTTGGCCGCGGCCTGGTTCAGCAGGGTCGCCAGCGCCTCGACCTCCTCCAGGGCCAGAGCGCGCGCTTCCAGCTGCAGACGCTTGACCCGATCGGAGGTGCTCTCGGGCGCCTTCATCAAGTTGTAAACTTCCGACTCGGCCGCGACCAGTCGCAGGTCAGGCGCGCCGTTTTCCTTTTCGCTCTTGGCCATGATCGTCATCTTCCCGGACGTGAACGCCCCCACGTCGCGCCTATGCGATGATGCCGCTCCATCGGGCCGCAGCAAAGGGCCTGCTGCGGCAAAGCTGCGGCTTTTCACGCTCTGTGGCGAAATTGCGTCATTCGCAGGCGCAACCGTCAATGCGACGGCAGGAAGGGCGAGAAGGTGATGACGGTGAAGGTGTCGCGGATGTGCGGGCGCGTCTGCACCACCTTGGTGACGAAGCTGCCGATGTCGGCGTCCTTGGACAGGTTGAACTTGGCCAGCAGGTCGTACTGGCCGGACGTCGAATAGACCTCCGAGACGTTCTCGACATTGTCGACCATGTCCGCCGCCACGTCGTTGGCGTGGCCCAGCTCGCATTTGATGAAGACAAAGATGGCGGTCATCATGGCGGGGGCTCCGGTTCGCGTGGTCCCTGATTAGCGGAGGTTGGCGTGGCGGGTAAGGGCGAAGCGGTCCTGGACCTCGAGGCCGAGTACAACAATCGCGCCCGCTGTCCCGATCATGCCGCTGTCATGGCGCGCTGGAAGGCTTCGGCCGAGGCCGCGCGCGCGGCCCATCCGCCGGTCGAGATCGCCTATGGAGACCGCCCCCGCGAGCGAATGGACCTGTTCTCGGCGGGCGAGGGGCGGCCGGTCGCGGTTTTCCTGCACGGCGGCTACTGGCAGGCGCTGGACAAGAGCTGGTTCTCGGGCGTCGCGCCCGCGCTATTGGCCCATGGCGTCGGGCTGGCCGTGCCCAGCTACGACCTGGCGCCCTCGGTGCGGCTGGGCGCGATCCTGCGGCAGGTCAGGGCGGCGGTTGACGCCGTGCGAGGGCTCAACGCCGGCGCGCCGCCCCTGGTCTTCGGCCACTCGGCCGGCGGGCACATGGCGGCGGCCATGCTGAGCGAGGGTCGCGCCGGCGCGGCCGTGGCGATCTCAGGCGTATTCGACCTGGCGCCGCTGATCTCCACCACGCTGAACGCCGCGCTCGATCTGGACGCGGCCGAGGCCTCGGCCCTCTCGGTGACGCAATGGCCGGTTCCGGCGGGCGCGGTCCTGGACTGTCTGGTCGGCGGCAACGAGAGCTCGGAGTTCATACGCCAAAGCCGCGACATGGCCGCCGACTGGGCCGCGCGCGGCGTCCAGACGCATTTGGAGGCCCTGGACGGCCTGGATCATTTCACCGTGCTGGACCCGCTGTTCGACGCGGAGAGCGCCGTCGTGAGACGGCTGGTCGACCTGAACCTGCGTTAGTCCGGGGGATATCCGTACCGATTGAGGCGCTTATGACCGGGTAAAATCAAAAGGACCACAAGCAGTCCCAGCGACCCGAGATAAAGCAAATTATTGATCATTAGCATCAAGAATAGGTCCACCCCGACCTGTGCAGTGGACCTCGCGTCTTCGAAGAGCGCCCCAAACAAGGCGAGGGCAAACAGGAAGAAAATCAGAGGAAACGCACCGATCCACCCTGGCGCGCCAATATCGTGCAGACGCCGGACGACCGCCGCAGACAATAGAACCGCACTCGATAAAGCCGCGATGGTCATAACTGCGATGGACAACGTGAATGCGCGCTCGAATGCGAGAACGCTTTCGATCTCGGTGGACGCGGCGAAGACGGCTTGCATGATTGTCGACATCATCACGCCTGATGCGACAAACACCGTTCCTGTCACCACGCCAGCATAGGGCCAGAAAATGGATGGCCGATCGCGCCCTGAAAATTCAGTAAGCCGTTTCAAAGGAGCCAAGACAGGAATAGGCCAACCCTCCACCGATCAGTCTCTGCAGGTTAAGCTAACGCGTCATCAAGCGTGAAGGCCTGATCGGTTGACGCCTTGGCCTGCGCGCCGCAGTCAAGGACGAACAGACTGGAGACCTTCCCATGGCCCATGACCGCCTCAGCGTCTTGACCGCCCTTGAGACCCAGGGCGTCGCGCCGGTCTTCTATCATCCCGACCCAGAGGTCTGCCTGAACGTCATCCGCGCCTGCGCGCGCGGCGGCGCGCCGGTGGTCGAGTTCACCAATCGCGGCGACTTCGCTTGCGACCTGTTCGGCGAGATCAATCGCGAACTGATCCGCACCGATCCGCAG is a window encoding:
- a CDS encoding DMT family transporter — its product is MNPALISMIAIVLAGGATALQAPTNAKLMTAVGSPVNAAFISFAVGTAALGLLALMFQSRPDWAAARGLPWYAWIGGLYGVIFVVAATWGVPRLGVALTITLMVAGQLLISLILDHFGAFGAPRQPINWGRIGGVALVIAGVVMVRRF
- a CDS encoding SDR family oxidoreductase codes for the protein MTDVPAALVTGAGKRIGRAIALTLAKAGYDIAVHYRGSEDAARAVADEVRALGRRSEIVRADLSVEAEVRDLVPQAARALGRPLTLLVNNASVFEDDRVGALSRDSWDRHIETNLRAPVVLAEAFAAQAPDGSAVVNLLDQRVLKPDPRFFSYSLSRAGLWWATQTLAQALAPRIRVNGVGPGPTLPSIHQTEAEFAAEAAATPLARPGSPEAVAQAVLWLARADLVTGQMIAVDGGQHLAWKTPDIQEPA
- the folB gene encoding dihydroneopterin aldolase translates to MSAVPFPAAPQPRMQALSVFVRDLIVDAGIGVYDHEHGRLQRLVIDVELALEPRPVEGLADTVNYETVASAARAIVAEGHVGLVETFAQRLALACLNDPRVTRAAVRVAKPGALGGETAPGCEVVYVR
- a CDS encoding GNAT family N-acetyltransferase, giving the protein MTDFRDVPSEQRFEQGFADSDGELRRVWADYAVQGRTRVILHVEADPALRGSGASGQFMQALAEHARAEGMKLQPVCGYAVAWLKRHRDYQDVVAG
- a CDS encoding SDR family oxidoreductase, whose product is MAENREDRAEAVAEHERKIQAPIEASDAAQPDDEGDDGAVQAGARAYPVPPFPKQHQPKPGDEAALDPAPMYDAPFWKGSGKLKGMAAVITGADSGIGRAVAVLFAREGCDIVIGHLDEAGDAETTKKAVEAEGRRAVIVQGDAADPAVSEATVKACLDAFGRLDVVVPNAAFQEHVNALEELTYEHFDRTLKTNLYGYFNLVKAATPHMKAGGAIVMTGSVTGLQGNKDLLDYSLTKGGIHAFARSLGTHLAPRGIRVNVVAPGPVWTPLNPADKDAEATSKFGSETVMKRPAQPEEIAPAYVFLASPQMSSYITGEILPIIGGYSGG
- a CDS encoding Lrp/AsnC ligand binding domain-containing protein, with protein sequence MMTAIFVFIKCELGHANDVAADMVDNVENVSEVYSTSGQYDLLAKFNLSKDADIGSFVTKVVQTRPHIRDTFTVITFSPFLPSH
- a CDS encoding alpha/beta hydrolase, with the protein product MAGKGEAVLDLEAEYNNRARCPDHAAVMARWKASAEAARAAHPPVEIAYGDRPRERMDLFSAGEGRPVAVFLHGGYWQALDKSWFSGVAPALLAHGVGLAVPSYDLAPSVRLGAILRQVRAAVDAVRGLNAGAPPLVFGHSAGGHMAAAMLSEGRAGAAVAISGVFDLAPLISTTLNAALDLDAAEASALSVTQWPVPAGAVLDCLVGGNESSEFIRQSRDMAADWAARGVQTHLEALDGLDHFTVLDPLFDAESAVVRRLVDLNLR
- a CDS encoding DUF805 domain-containing protein encodes the protein MEGWPIPVLAPLKRLTEFSGRDRPSIFWPYAGVVTGTVFVASGVMMSTIMQAVFAASTEIESVLAFERAFTLSIAVMTIAALSSAVLLSAAVVRRLHDIGAPGWIGAFPLIFFLFALALFGALFEDARSTAQVGVDLFLMLMINNLLYLGSLGLLVVLLILPGHKRLNRYGYPPD